One window from the genome of Solea solea chromosome 2, fSolSol10.1, whole genome shotgun sequence encodes:
- the LOC131475751 gene encoding interleukin-10 receptor subunit beta-like, producing the protein MSACVFAFILTLSALSRATVESGFVSTPTNVTLTSYNMNLVLRWSPPEGAASNLLYSTEYKTSVTDYSVGFVNISALECDFTRLSHLFISEHGKYSGRVRAQVGSETSAWVESNSITLDKDTIIGSPNVSVISSGATIEVSIKDPVFAISALRNVYIYATYNITYWKHSQPEKARHISKVRQNPLVLNDLDPWTKYCVQVQINTERNPIPSKPSGIVCERTTNEEEADWVPALVTLIFSVAAMALVVIVVVYRKSISNILCPKDALPQHFKEYLLTPHKVSIITDDTSEDGSPLEATKMTCSKQLDVTVSVDDRTRDLTASEEQ; encoded by the exons ATGTCAGCGTGTGTGTTCGCCTTCATTCTGACACTGTCAGCGTTAAGCAGAGCCACAG TGGAATCAGGATTCGTCAGCACACCCACTAATGTCACTTTGACTTCCTACAACATGAACCTGGTGCTGAGGTGGAGTCCACCTGAAGGAGCAGCCAGCAACCTGCTCTACTCAACTGAGTATAA AACGTCAGTCACAGACTACTCAGTAGGATTTGTCAACATCTCCGCGCTGGAATGTGACTTTACTCGCCTCAGCCATCTCTTCATCTCAGAGCACGGAAAGTACTCTGGCAGAGTGCGAGCACAGGTGGGATCAGAGACTTCTGCCTGGGTGGAAAGTAACAGCATTACCTTGGATAAAGACA cCATCATTGGTTCACCCAATGTCTCTGTCATCTCCAGTGGAGCTACTATTGAAGTCAGcattaaagatccagtgtttGCCATCTCCGCACTCAGGAATGTGTACATTTATGCCACTTACAACATCACTTACTGGAAGCACAGCCAGCCGGAAAag GCCAGACACATCAGCAAAGTAAGGCAAAACCCATTGGTTCTGAATGACCTGGACCCATGGACTAAGTACTGTGTCCAAGTTCAAATCAACACAGAGAGGAACCCCATACCCAGTAAGCCTAGTGGGATTGTCTGTGAGAGAACCACCAATG AGGAAGAAGCTGATTGGGTGCCAGCGTTGGTGACACTGATCTTCTCCGTAGCAGCGATGGCTCTGGTGGTGATCGTAGTGGTGTATCGAAAGAGTATCTCCAACATTCTGTGTCCAAAAGATGCACTGCCCCAGCACTTTAAAGAG TACCTGTTGACACCCCACAAGGTCAGTATTATCACAGACGACACCTCGGAGGACGGGAGCCCTCTGGAAGCAACAAAGATGACCTGCAGCAAACAGTTGGATGTCACAGTGTCTGTGGACGACAGGACGAGAGACTTAACAGCCAGTGAGGAACAGTGA